The Triticum aestivum cultivar Chinese Spring chromosome 7B, IWGSC CS RefSeq v2.1, whole genome shotgun sequence genome window below encodes:
- the LOC123155673 gene encoding nucleolin, which produces MAPAAGRGRGRGRARGRGRGRGRGRAAKTPPPPAAEPAPEEAPDAAEQEQEQEQEQDQEHEQEQEQLTHNTQDAAASASASASAFAGRETIEISDSTEASPQHCASSPDIYSSTTVHQHIKEEEPTSITVDEPSEADVPSPTNDDEQQQKMEVEAGEPHDMLLSVEQEEAQGNNNQEDAGPDANKQAVQSKEAEVIEQEGGKADDDDVAVKTAATHDAQNKQDSQPNPLHQGQMLAATHDDNSENKHPLHQQQMDAQQEEEEEEDPQEVIFDDSVSVGEGQAASEIKQGDDLAKATEDDDDGQAAAESKQEEHRARASEEHGQAAGEVKQQEDERKVMSDMAKNRQRKKELEIFVGGLDREAVEEDIRKVFAHVGHVVEVRLHKDLSTNKNKGFAFVRFANKHQVARALAEVKNPMIHGKRCAIAASEDNDTLFLGNICNTWTKEAIKKRLLDYGVEGVQSLTLVPDTQNEGQSRGFAFLEFSCHADAMLAFKRLQQPDALFGHPERTAKVAFAEPIKEADAEVMAQVKSVFIDGLPPYWDEERVKNRFKAYGLIERVVLARNMSSAKRNDFGFVNFSTHEEALACIEATNNTELGDVGKAKLKVRVRLSNPLPKSQAVKGEMSGGFRIGHPGSGFNRPGRGFNRGRAAPRREGFHGDRGFNNHTPVRGGRFNSAYSNNSFEASPSDFRARQAPPAFRGGSSGRQHDLFDRGQGRGYHHPPRGPTFEPEGDFGRPFGENPYLYEDVRHGAKRPYSHMEPGPPGYFEHGGPPRVRPRFDHYEQPPFPGGNRFGHYDQPPFPGGDRHRDSFGTRGGYSRDHHYGPAPGHAHAHAPPPAPAQYGRGAFQPHHRGGHSGGGYYHH; this is translated from the exons ATGGCGCCGGCGGCCGGTCGCGGCCGAGGACGAGGACGGGCCCGGGGACGCGGCCGCGGCCGTGGGCGCGGACGAGCGGCCAAgaccccgccgcctcccgccgcag aACCCGCGCCGGAGGAGGCTCCCGACGCCGccgagcaggagcaggagcaggagcaggagcaggatcaGGAGCACGAACAGGAGCAGGAGCAGCTCACCCACAACACCCAAG atgccgccgcctctgcctctgcctctgcctctgcTTTTGCGGGGCGGGAGACGATTGAGATCTCTGACTCGACAGAGGCATCCCCTCAACACTGCGCCTCCTCGCCAGACATATATA GCTCAACCACAGTCCACCAGCACATCAAGGAGGAGGAGCCAACCTCAATCACAGTCGATGAGCCGAGTGAGGCCGACGTGCCGTCTCCTACCAATGATGATGAGCAGCAGCAGAAAATGGAGGTGGAGGCTGGAGAGCCTCATGATATGTTGTTGTCCGTagagcaagaagaagcgcaagGAAATAATAACCAGGAGGATGCAGGGCCCGATGCGAACAAGCAAGCGGTACAGAGCAAAGAAGCAGAGGTGATAGAGCAGGAGGGTGGAAAAGCCGATGACGATGATGTAGCGGTAAAGACTGCTGCAACTCATGATGCACAAAATAAGCAAGACAGCCAACCTAACCCACTCCACCAGGGACAAATGCTTGCTGCAACTCATGATGATAATTCAGAAAATAAGCACCCACTCCACCAACAACAGATGGATGCTCagcaggaagaggaggaggaggaggatcctcAAGAGGTCATCTTCGACGACTCTGTCTCCGTGGGTGAAGGGCAGGCCGCATCTGAGATCAAGCAAGGAGACGACCTTGCTAAGGCcacggaggacgacgacgacgggcaGGCTGCAGCTGAGAGCAAACAGGAAGAGCACCGTGCTAGGGCGTCGGAGGAGCACGGCCAGGCTGCAGGTGAGGTCAAACAGCAAGAGGACGAGCGCAAGGTTATGTCAGACATGGCCAAGAACAGGCAGCGCAAAAAGGAGCTAGAGATCTTTGTGGGAGGGCTGGACCGTGAAGCCGTCGAGGAGGATATTAGGAAGGTGTTTGCGCACGTCGGTCATGTTGTGGAGGTCCGTCTCCACAAGGATCTCTCCACCAACAAGAACAAGGGCTTTGCGTTCGTCAGGTTTGCAAACAAACACCAGGTGGCTCGCGCGCTTGCTGAGGTGAAGAATCCTATG ATACATGGCAAACGTTGTGCCATTGCCGCTAGCGAGGACAACGACACACTCTTCTTGGGCAATATTTGCAATACATGGACAAAGGAAGCT ATTAAGAAGAGGCTGCTTGACTATGGAGTTGAAGGAGTTCAAAGCTTAACTCTTGTTCCTGATACTCAAAACGAAGGCCAGAGCCGTGGTTTTGCATTTCTCGAGTTTTCTTGCCACGCGGATGCGATGCTTGCATTCAAGAGGCTGCAGCAACCAGATGCTCTGTTTGGTCATCCTGAGAGAACTGCAAAAGTTGCTTTTGCAGAGCCAATAAAAgaagcagatgcagaagttatggctCAG GTCAAATCAGTTTTTATTGATGGACTTCCACCATACTGGGATGAAGAGCGTGTTAAAAACCGATTCAAAGCTTATGGTTTGATAGAACGAGTTGTGCTTGCTCGCAATATGTCTAGTGCTAAAAGAAACGATTTTGGATTTGTCAACTTCTCAACCCATGAGGAGGCTCTTGCTTGTATTGAAGCCACCAACAACACCGAGCTGGGTGATGTTGGAAAAGCAAAG CTAAAAGTAAGGGTTAGACTTTCAAACCCTCTACCTAAAAGTCAGGCTGTGAAAGGTGAAATGAGTGGCGGGTTTCGAATTGGACATCCTGGATCTGGTTTTAACAGGCCTG GTAGAGGTTTTAATAGGGGAAGAGCTGCCCCTCGCCGGGAAGGTTTCCATGGTGATAGGGGTTTCAATAATCACACTCCTGTTCGTGGTGGGAGATTTAATTCTGCATACAGTAACAACAGTTTTGAAGCTTCGCCCTCTGATTTCCGAGCCAGGCAGGCTCCTCCTGCCTTTCGAG GGGGTTCCTCAGGAAGGCAGCATGATTTGTTTGATAGAGGACAGGGGAGAGGATATCATCATCCACCTAGAGGGCCAACATTTGAGCCCGAGGGTGATTTTGGTAGACCCTTTGGTGAAAACCCATATCTCTATGAAGATGTTCGGCATGGTGCTAAGAGGCCATATTCTCACATG GAACCCGGTCCTCCTGGATACTTTGAGCATGGTGGTCCTCCTCGTGTGCGCCCTCGCTTTGACCATTACGAGCAGCCACCATTTCCTGGAGGGAACCGTTTTGGTCATTATGACCAGCCACCATTTCCTGGAGGTGACCGCCACAGAG ACTCTTTTGGGACGAGGGGTGGTTATTCACGTGATCATCACTATGGCCCTGCTCCTGGTCATGCCCATGCCCATGCCCCTCCCCCTGCCCCAGCT CAATATGGTAGGGGTGCATTCCAACCACACCATAGAGGCGGGCATTCTGGAGGCGGTTATTACCACCACTAG